One window from the genome of Paramisgurnus dabryanus chromosome 20, PD_genome_1.1, whole genome shotgun sequence encodes:
- the gfral gene encoding GDNF family receptor alpha-like, with protein sequence MDACVSHHFCKNEQGFFRQICDFKDGSCQLTDPKICNGTLQMILTRSAALGDCLCYTSDPCSTLQQLYSQCQQHLEKKELEAKWQASAQTGHGKSCLEETMACLEDEICNRNMVPFVQACSPHKCRPRRCRQAMGQFYSALPHNIAEKLVFCDCDREDQECQQMKTSLHSSSCETDHVQTPWTCLEMLDCCSEDQRCRKTFTRYLSECFGAEELPYDGRSTSDWLQQLDPDFFLGEEHQCRVAFVATMGSVLHNPCVCDGVPHHDLHRCNELQQIFQNKSLFKLSRTKDKLSDETSVRYELTNDSSVQHQPTNDSSAGWQLTNESSAVQLSDQLLYFLTYVSVLTVVVLLTVSLVLHRLRRLHQAAAKQQRFEAHQSKSLMLVSENI encoded by the exons ATGGATGCCTGTGTTTCCCATCACTTCTGTAAAAATGAACAAGGCTTCTTCAGACAAATCTGTGATTTTAAAG ATGGAAGTTGCCAGTTGACTGATCCAAAGATCTGTAACGGCACTCTTCAGATGATACTGACCCGCTCAGCTGCTTTGGGAGACTGTCTGTGTTATACTTCAGATCCATGCAGCACACTACAACAGCTGTATTCTCAATGCCAGCAACATTTGG aaaagaaagaacTTGAGGCAAAATGGCAAGCCAGTGCCCAAACCGGACATG GCAAATCATGTCTCGAGGAGACAATGGCATGTCTTGAGGATGAGATCTGTAATAGGAATATGGTGCCATTTGTCCAGGCATGCAGTCCTCACAAGTGCAGACCCCGTCGATGCAGGCAGGCTATGGGTCAGTTCTACTCAGCTCTTCCTCACAATATAGCGGAGAAGCTGGTGTTCTGTGACTGTGATAGAGAAGATCAAGAATGTCAACAGATGAAGACCTCTCTGCACTCCAGCTCCTGTGAGACTGACCATGTCCAAACACCCTGGACCTGCCTGGAGATGCTGGATTGCTGCTCTGAAGATCAGCGGTGCAG GAAAACATTTACCAGGTACCTGTCCGAATGTTTCGGCGCAGAGGAGCTTCCATACGATGGCCGTTCCACCAGCGATTGGCTACAGCAATTAGATCCTGACTTTTTTCTGGGCGAAGAGCACCAATGCAGGGTGGCATTTGTGGCTACAATGGGTTCAGTACTacacaatccatgtgtttgtgatGGAGTACCACATCATGACCTGCATAGGTGTAATGAACTGCAACAAATTTTCCAAAACAAGTCCCTTTTCA AGCTTTCAAGGACCAAAGACAAACTATCAGATGAAACAAGTGTTCGATATGAACTGACTAATGATTCTAGTGTTCAACACCAGCCGACCAATGACTCAAGTGCTGGGTGGCAACTGACCAATGAATCGAGTGCTGTGCAGTTAAGTG ATCAGCTGCTGTACTTCTTGACATACGTCTCTGTGTTGACGGTGGTAGTATTGCTCACAGTCAGCCTTGTTTTGCACAGACTAAG GAGGTTACACCAAGCTGCTGCAAAACAACAACGTTTTGAGGCCCATCAGTCAAAATCTCTGATGTTGGTGTCTGAAAATATTTGA